ACCCTGGAAGAAAGTGACTTTGACTTAATTGCCTTGCTCCATTCTCTTCGGAATATGTTAGCAGAACGAGCCAGTTCTAAAGGACTAGATCTTTATTTTGATATTGCACCCGACGTGCCGCAGTTTATTAGAGCAGATGCTCAAAAATTGCGCCAAATTTTAATTAACCTATTAGGTAATGCCATTAAATTTACCCATCAGGGCAGTATTACCTTACAAGTTAGGGGTGAGCTTAGTCCTGAAGAAACATCGAGTCCCTGTTGGATTCTTGAGTTTGCCGTCATTGATACCGGAGTCGGAATTGCACCGGAAGAACTGGATACAATCTTTAACGCCTTTGTCCAAGCTCAAGCGGGAAAACAAGCCGTCAGTGGTACAGGATTAGGATTAACCATTAGCCGAAAACTCTTGCAACTCATGGGTGGAGACATTGCCGTTCGGAGTACAATAGGCAAGGGAACAACCTTTAGTTTTACCCTTCCCGTGAGCCTGAGTGATGGAGTTGACCTTGAACCGAACACTTCGGAGCGCCTGATCATTGGATTAGCTCCCAACCAACCCCATCATCGGATTCTTGTCGTTGATGATCGCCGTGAAAATCGTTTATTGATTGTCAGACTGTTAACGGAATTAGGATTCGAGGTACGGGAAGCTTGTAATGGACAGGAAGCAGTGCAGCAGTGGCAGGAATGGCAACCAGATCTGACTTGGATGGATATTCGGATGCCAATTCTGGATGGATACGAAGCGACTCGGCAAATTCGGGCGATGGAACAAGGTCAAAGTAGTATTATTATCGCCCTGACTGCACAGGCGTCCCGAAGCGATCGCACTCTCGCCCTGGCTGCGGGCTGTAATGACTATATGAGTAAGCCTTTCCGAGAACAAACTTTATTTCAGAAGATGGCCCAATACTTGGGCATCGAGTATCGTTATGCTGAATCTGTAACACTGGAAGTTTCTCCGTCCCATTCTAAGAGCTTGACTCCAGAAGAGGTGAAGGTGATGCCCCCCGAATGGATTATGCAAGTCCATGAGGCTGCATTGGATCTTAATGATCATCAAATCCTAGAATTGATTGCGGAAATTCCACCTAAACATCAACCTTTAATTGAGGCACTGACTTCTTTAGTTGATAACTTCCAGTTGGAAGCGATCGCAATTCTTACGAAGATTGAGGGGGAAGATAGATGACAAGTCTACTCAAATACCCAACTCAAACGAATATTTTGATTGTGGATGATACACCAGATAATTTACGCTTGTTAGCCAAAATTTTAGAGTCTCAGGGTTATATTGTTCGGAAATCTCTGAATGGGAGAATGGCGCTTCAAGGGGTGCAGCGTGATCCGCCGAATCTGATTTTACTGGATATTAATATGCCGGAGATGAATGGGTATGAAATTTGTGAAAAGTTAAAAGCATCGGAATCGACGGCTTACATTCCTGTGATTTTTATTAGTGCCCTGGAACGTTTGGAAGATAAGGTGCGGGCTTTTGAATTGGGGGGTGTGGATTATATTACAAAACCGTTTCAAGAACAGGAAGTTTTAGTCCGGGTTAAAAATCAATTATTAATTCAACAACAACATCAACAATTAATTGAACAAAATCAACGGTTAGAACAAGAAATTAAAGATCGGTTGAAAGCGGAAGCAGAAGTGAGAAAATTGTCTTTAACCGATGATTTAACGGGACTTTATAATCGACGAGGCTTTTTTTTACTCGCAGAACAACAATTAAAAATTGCCCGACGCACCCAAACACCTTGCTGTGTTTTATTCGCGGATTTAGATGGGTTGAAGAAAATTAATGATACCCTCGGACATGAATTGGGAGACCGAGTAATTCGGGATGCGGCTGAAATTCTCAAGGAAAGCTTTCGAGATGCTGATATTGTGGCGCGACTGGGGGGAGATGAATTTTCTCTTTTTCTTCCGGGTGGAGAAAGTCATTCAACGGATTTTCAGGCTCGGTTACAAACTAATGTTGATTACTTTAATCTAACGTCAAATCGGGCTTATATTCTTTCTATTAGTATGGGTGTACAACCCTGCGATTTAAATCAAGATTATTCCCTGGAACAATGGATTTCCAAAGCTGACAAATTAATGTATGAACATAAACAGATGAAATATTTAAAAAATCATGTTTGAGCGCCATGCAGAGACGCGCCATGCAGAGACGCGCCATGCAGAGACGCGCCATGCAGAGACGCGCCATGCAGAGACGCGCCATGGCTCGTCTCTACAAAATCCAGCAAACTCATTCCCTGTTCCCTGTTCCCTGTTCCCTGTTCCCTATCAACTGAATTTCAGCCCGCACCATCGGTTCACCGATTATCCGATTTAATGTAAATCCTAATTGTTCGGAAATATGTTGCATAATTCGATTATCACTGAGGATTTCGGCAAACACTAAAGGCATTTTCTCCTGACGCGCAATATTCAGTAATTGTCTTAATAATTCCGTCCCAATGCCTTGACGTTGGTAACTATCACTCACCAGTAAGGAAAATTCTACTTCATCGTTCCCATAACCTTTACTCAGGCGTCCGACCCCAATAATTTTGTTTTCGACCGTTTCGGGGTTTTGATATTCTGCCACTAAGGCCATTTCGCGGTCATAATCAATAAAACACAGCCGCGATAACCGTTCATGGGTAATTCGAGAACTGAGTTTGACCAAATGAGCATAACGAAGATAGACACTTTCCTCCGATAAACTTTCGTCAAACTTGACCATTAACGGTTCATCTTCAGGACGGATGGGCCGGATGGTAATTGCCATGTCCTGCTTTGATGTCCAATGGGTGATGTATTGGCGAGGATAGGGACGAATGGCTGGTTTTGGTAATGCTTCGGGTTTCGTCTCTGGGGAATGTAACACCACTCGTGCATCTAAGGCAATTAACTCGTTTTCCGAAGCCAACAAGGGGTTAATATCAACCTCTTTAATCCAAGGATGTTCAACAATTAAATGAGAAAACCGAACTAATAACTGTTCTAAAGCCTCCATATCCACTGAAAGCCTTCCCCTCACGCCTAATAAAGCTTTATAAATTTTCGTTTGTTCCATCATCCGACGGGCAAGGGTGGTATTTAACGGAGGTAAACCCAAGGAGCGATCTTTAAACACTTCCACCAATTGTCCCCCCATGCCAAATAACAACACCGGGCCGAATTGGGGGTCAAGGCTACTACCAATAATTAATTCATAGCCTTCTAATTTAATCATCCGTTGGACTGTTACCCCTTGGAAATGTTCGACCCCCACTTGTTGGGTAACGGAGGTTTCAATGGCGGTGTAGGCTTGCCGCACAGCTTCGGCGGTATTGAGGTTGAGTTGGACTCCACCCACATCGGTTTTGTGTGTAATCGTTTTAGATAACAATTTCAACACGACGGGATACCCTAACTGCTCCGCCGCATCAACGGCTGCATCGATATTTGAAGCGATACAGGTTTGTACGGTGGGAATGCCATAGGCGGAGAGGAGACGTTTGGATTCAAATTCAGTTAGAAGAGTTCGCCCTTCAGCTAAAACAGAACCAATCAGATGTTGGACACAATCACAAACTAGACCATCATCTTCATGGATTTTGGGTAAACTGGGGGTTTCATACAAGCCTTTTAAATTGTAGGTGTAGCGCCACATATAGTTAAACATCCGTACCGCCGAGTCGGGATAGGAAAAGGTGGCAATATTGGCTTGATTGAGAATTTTAATCCCCGATGCCACATC
Above is a window of Planktothrix sp. FACHB-1365 DNA encoding:
- a CDS encoding diguanylate cyclase, producing MTSLLKYPTQTNILIVDDTPDNLRLLAKILESQGYIVRKSLNGRMALQGVQRDPPNLILLDINMPEMNGYEICEKLKASESTAYIPVIFISALERLEDKVRAFELGGVDYITKPFQEQEVLVRVKNQLLIQQQHQQLIEQNQRLEQEIKDRLKAEAEVRKLSLTDDLTGLYNRRGFFLLAEQQLKIARRTQTPCCVLFADLDGLKKINDTLGHELGDRVIRDAAEILKESFRDADIVARLGGDEFSLFLPGGESHSTDFQARLQTNVDYFNLTSNRAYILSISMGVQPCDLNQDYSLEQWISKADKLMYEHKQMKYLKNHV
- a CDS encoding pentapeptide repeat-containing protein, with product MSLLDFVETSHGASLHGASLHGASLHGASLHGASLHGAQT
- a CDS encoding bifunctional acetate--CoA ligase family protein/GNAT family N-acetyltransferase → MQTTATRIADPAHDVLRYEHQSLSAIFNPKTVAVIGATEKPNSVGRTLLWNLISSPFGGTVFPVNRHRNSILGIKAYSSIKDTPEPVDLAIIATPAASVPAVIQECVDVGVKGVIILSAGFKEIGQKGVELEQKILQIAQSSKLRIIGPNCLGLMNPLTGLNATFASAMAKPGNVGFISQSGALCTSILDWSFRENVGFSAFVSIGSMLDIGWGDLIYYLGNDPQTQSIVIYMESIGDARSFLSAAREVALTKPIIVIKAGRTEAAAKAAASHTGALAGSDDVLDAAFRRCGILRVYHIAHLFSIAELLSKQPRPKGPRLTILTNAGGPGVLTTDTLIGEGGTLAQLSSATVEALNQVLPPQWSHNNPIDILGDADPERYAKAFDIVVQDPNSDGILVILTPQSMTDPSKTAEQLKYRCMKMPNKPILASWMGGADVASGIKILNQANIATFSYPDSAVRMFNYMWRYTYNLKGLYETPSLPKIHEDDGLVCDCVQHLIGSVLAEGRTLLTEFESKRLLSAYGIPTVQTCIASNIDAAVDAAEQLGYPVVLKLLSKTITHKTDVGGVQLNLNTAEAVRQAYTAIETSVTQQVGVEHFQGVTVQRMIKLEGYELIIGSSLDPQFGPVLLFGMGGQLVEVFKDRSLGLPPLNTTLARRMMEQTKIYKALLGVRGRLSVDMEALEQLLVRFSHLIVEHPWIKEVDINPLLASENELIALDARVVLHSPETKPEALPKPAIRPYPRQYITHWTSKQDMAITIRPIRPEDEPLMVKFDESLSEESVYLRYAHLVKLSSRITHERLSRLCFIDYDREMALVAEYQNPETVENKIIGVGRLSKGYGNDEVEFSLLVSDSYQRQGIGTELLRQLLNIARQEKMPLVFAEILSDNRIMQHISEQLGFTLNRIIGEPMVRAEIQLIGNREQGTGNRE